The proteins below come from a single Ictalurus punctatus breed USDA103 chromosome 24, Coco_2.0, whole genome shotgun sequence genomic window:
- the LOC108256765 gene encoding interferon a3, protein MKDPTNPERKGFCVILNSLSVCNRAGKDLNDSVSIVPQERSEACDWMISQYRAKNNFCVSLLKEMGGEIVQVNRPFPHKAYSEIDKAKAEDQVRFLAQATEQIISVFNAVSHVDEVKWDRRALDDFLNILETRQLTELTKCTSTYAKRAGHSPTERKLRKHFKKLKKFLNEANYSADSLERIRNVVQHHLWRMDIIAANVKHKLLKRTN, encoded by the exons ATGAAAGACCCGACAAACCCCGAGCGGAAGGGTTTCTGTGTTATATTAAACTCGCTTTCGGTTTGTAATCGAGCGGGGAAAGATCTGAACGACTCGGTGTCGATTGTCCCGCAG GAGCGAAGCGAAGCCTGCGACTGGATGATCAGCCAGTACAGAGCGAAGAACAACTTCTGTGTGTCACTGCTGAAGGAAATG GGTGGAGAGATTGTTCAAGTGAATCGTCCATTCCCACATAAGGCATACAGTGAAATCGATAAGGCCAAG GCAGAAGATCAGGTGAGGTTTCTGGCTCAGGCCACAGAGCAGATCATCAGTGTCTTCAATGCTGTGTCTCATGTGGATGAAGTAAAATGGGACCGCAGGGCACTGGATGATTTCCTGAACATACTTGAAACCCGGCAGTTAACAGAGCTTACAAAATGT ACATCGACATATGCTAAAAGAGCAGGACACTCACCCACTGAGAGAAAACTGAGAAAACACTTCAAGAAGTTGAAGAAATTTCTGAATGAAGCT AACTACAGCGCAGACTCTTTGGAGCGAATCAGGAATGTGGTACAGCATCACCTTTGGAGGATGGACATCATTGCTGCCAATGTGAAGCATAAACTATTGAAAAGGACCAACTAA
- the LOC128629094 gene encoding interferon tau-2: MNHMELMKCVLLLVFVSSVCEAVALPTCQWAHYKELSEKSKNLLERMGGQLPQKCLEGKNSSFPSFPKDVFIKAQNEDLVLVALETLSGVKNIFKNNHTLVKWESDSLALFRSLVFRQVRKLQECTGKKFQTAMEKPADSSTATLRSFFEKLEERLKEKEFSSCAWEIVRTELQGGLEELQTVLESKN, encoded by the exons ATGAATCACATGGAGCTGATGAAGTGTGTGCTGCTGCTCGTGTTCGTGTCGAGTGTGTGTGAAGCAGTAGCCTTGCCAACCTGCCAGTGGGCACACTACAAAGAACTGAGCGAGAAGAGCAAGAACTTGCTGGAGCGTATG GGTGGCCAGTTGCCACAGAAGTGTTTAGAGGGAAAAAACAgctcctttccttcctttccaaAGGACGTGTTCATTAAAGCTCAG AATGAAGACCTGGTCTTGGTGGCTCTTGAAACTCTGAGTGGAgttaaaaacatctttaaaaacaaCCACACACTAGTGAAGTGGGAGAGCGACAGTCTGGCACTCTTCAGGAGCCTTGTGTTTAGACAAGTGAGAAAGCTGCAGGAATGC ACAGGGAAAAAGTTCCAGACGGCGATGGAGAAACCTGCGGACAGCAGCACTGCTACACTGCGGTCGTTTTTTGAAAAGCTGGAGGAGCGACTGAAAGAGAAG GAGTTCAGCTCGTGCGCCTGGGAGATAGTGAGAACTGAGCTTCAGGGTGGCCTCGAGGAGCTTCAGACTGTTCTAGAGAGCAAGAACTAA
- the LOC128629060 gene encoding LOW QUALITY PROTEIN: interferon omega-1-like (The sequence of the model RefSeq protein was modified relative to this genomic sequence to represent the inferred CDS: inserted 1 base in 1 codon) produces MMPQNLYIMELMKSVLLLGFVLSVCEAAALPSCTWAQCRLQEKNEENSVLLRDMGDDSMSLECLEKREYSFPDDVFIKAQNEDLVLVALETLRGVATIFGNDQTSVKXGTEKLGLFKSIISRQVRKLQECTGKKFQTAMEKPADSSTATLRSFFEKLEERLKEKEFSSCAWEIVRTELQGGLEELQTVLESKN; encoded by the exons ATGATGCCACAAAACC TGTATATCATGGAGCTGATGAAGAGTGTTCTGCTGCTCGGGTtcgtgttgagtgtgtgtgaagctgcAGCTCTGCCATCCTGCACCTGGGCACAGTGCAGACTCCAAGAAAAGAACGAGGAGAACTCTGTACTGCTGAGGGACATG GGTGATGATTCGATGTCCTTGGAGTGTTTGGAGAAAAGAGAGTACTCCTTCCCAGATGATGTGTTTATAAAAGCACAG AATGAAGACCTGGTCTTGGTGGCTCTTGAAACTCTGAGAGGTGTTGCCACAATCTTCGGTAATGACCAAACATCAGTCA CTGGGACTGAGAAACTGGGACTCTTCAAGTCTATCATAAGTAGACAAGTGAGAAAGCTGCAGGAATGC ACAGGGAAAAAGTTCCAGACGGCGATGGAGAAACCTGCGGACAGCAGCACTGCTACACTGAGGTCGTTTTTTGAAAAGCTGGAGGAGCGACTGAAAGAGAAG GAGTTCAGCTCGTGCGCCTGGGAGATAGTGAGAACTGAGCTTCAGGGTGGCCTCGAGGAGCTTCAGACTGTTCTAGAGAGCAAGAACTAA